The following are encoded in a window of Variovorax paradoxus genomic DNA:
- the hslV gene encoding ATP-dependent protease subunit HslV: MEQFHGTTIVSVRRKTPQGDQVAIGGDGQVTLGNIVIKGTARKVRRLYHGKVLAGFAGATADAFTLFERFEAKLEKHQGHLTRAAVELTKDWRTDRVLRKLEAMLAVADATTSLIITGNGDVLEPEDGVIAIGSGGAYAQSAAKALIDNTDLSAEQIVRKSLAIAGEICIYTNMNHTVEAL, encoded by the coding sequence ATGGAACAGTTTCACGGCACCACCATCGTGAGCGTGCGCCGCAAGACCCCCCAAGGCGATCAGGTCGCCATTGGCGGGGACGGGCAGGTCACTCTCGGCAACATCGTCATCAAAGGCACGGCGCGCAAGGTGCGGCGGCTCTATCACGGCAAGGTCCTGGCGGGATTCGCCGGCGCCACCGCCGATGCCTTCACGCTCTTCGAGCGTTTCGAGGCCAAGCTCGAAAAGCACCAGGGCCACCTGACCCGCGCAGCGGTCGAACTCACCAAAGATTGGCGCACCGACCGCGTGCTGCGCAAGCTCGAGGCCATGCTGGCCGTGGCCGACGCCACGACCTCGCTCATCATCACCGGCAATGGCGACGTGTTGGAGCCTGAAGACGGCGTGATCGCCATCGGTTCGGGCGGCGCGTACGCCCAATCGGCGGCCAAGGCGCTGATCGACAACACCGACCTTTCGGCCGAGCAGATCGTGCGCAAATCGCTGGCGATCGCCGGAGAAATCTGCATTTACACGAACATGAACCACACGGTGGAAGCGCTCTGA